CGCCCCGGTAGCGGCCAGCTCGGCGACCGCCGTGCGTAGCGGTTCGTTGGCGGAGAGGTCGTCGGCGTACATCTCGGGGAAGCCGCCGCCGATCACCAGCGCTGCTGTGCGTTCCGGCAACTCCTTGTCGTGCAACGGATCGAACGACACCACGTCGGCGCCCGCCGCGGTGAGCAGCTCGGCCGTCTCGGCGTAGGAGAACGTGAACGCCGCACCGCCGGCGATCGCGACCGTGGGACGGTCGGCTACCCGCACCTCGGGCGGCGACCATGGTTGTGCGGTAAGCGTGCCTGCCGTGCGCGCGACCGTGAGCACGGCGTCGAGGTCGACGGCGTCGGCGACCACTGCGCCGAGCCGTTCGACCAGCGTCACGGCCTCGTCCGCGCGCTCGGCGGCGGGTACCAGACCGAGGTGCCGCGACGGCGTGGTCACCGCGTCGGTCGTACGGATCGCGCCGAGCACGCGCACCCCGAGGTCGGCGAGCGCTGTGCGCACGATCTCCTCGTGCCGCGGCGACGCCACCCGGTTCAGCACGACGCCGCCCACCCGTATCCGCGGGTCGTACGACGCGAACCCGGCCACGACGGCAGCGACCGAACGAGCCTGCGCCGCGACGTCGACGACGAGTACTACCGGAGCGTCCAGCAGTCGCGCGACGTGTGCGGCGGAGCCGTGCGAGGTGGTGCCCTGCCCGTCGAAGAGCCCCATCACGCCCTCGATCACCGCGACGCCGGCGCCGGTGGCGCCGTGCAGGAACAGCGGCGCGATCAGCTCCTCACCGCACAGCACCGGGTCGAGGTTGCGGCCCGGACGGCCGCTGGCGAGCGCGTGGTAGCCGGGGTCGATGTAGTCCGGCCCGACCTTGTGCCCGGACACCGCCAACCCACGTGCCCGCAGCGCGGCGAGCAACCCGGTGGCGACGGTCGTCTTGCCGTGCCCGGATGCGGGCGCGGCAACGACGATCCGCGGCACGTCGGCAGTGTTCACCATTCGATGCCCCGCTGGCCTTTCTGGCCGACGTCCATCGGGTGCTTCACCTTGGTCATCTCGACGACCAGGTCGGCGGCGTCGACCAGGCGTTGGTCGGCGTCCCTGCCGGTTACCACCACGTGCTGCGTGCCCGGCCGCGAGCGCAGCGTCTCGACCACGTCGTCGACGTCCACCCAGCCCCACTTCATCGGGTAGGTGAACTCGTCGAGCACGTAGAACCTGTACGCCTCGTCGGCGAGGTCGCGCTTGACCTGCGCCCAGCCCTCGCGTGCGTCGGCGGCGTGGTCCTCCTCGCCGCGGCGGTGCCTGATCCACGACCAGCCCTCGCCCATCTTGTGCCAAGTGACTGGCGCGCCCTCGCCGGTCTGCTCGTGCACGCCACCGAGCGCGCGCAGCGCGGCCTCCTCGCCGACCTTCCACCTGGCGCTCTTCACGAACTGGAACACGGCGATCGGCCAGCCCTGGTTCCACGCGCGCAACGCCAGACCGAACGCCGCGGTCGACTTGCCCTTCATCGCACCGGTGTGCACGACAAGCAGCGGCCGGTGCCTGCGCTGTTTCGTGGTGAGCCCGTCGTCGGGCACCACCGCCGGCTTACCCTGTGGCATCTACGCCGCCTCCCTGATCGTTCGCACCGAAGCCGACAACGCGTCGGCCGCCAGCTCGTCGAGGCGCAACACGTTGCCGCGCAACGCATCCGCGAGCTTCGCGGCGAGGCCGAGCCGCACCGGACCGTTCTCGCAGTCGACGACCACGCTCGCGACGCCGGTCGCCGCGAGCCAGTCGGCGGCGGCGTATGCGTCGCGCAGCGGTTGCTCGCCGCCGGTGGCGCGGCCGTCGGTGACGACGACGAGCAGTGCACGCCGCGACGGGTCGCGCAGCCGCTCCACCCGCAACACGTCGGCGGCACGCAGCAACCCGGCAGCCAACGGGGTACGGCCACCTGTGGGCAGGTCGGTCAGCCGCGTCGCCGCCGTGTCGACCGACGACGTCGGCGGCAACGCAACCTCCGCCGCATTGCCGCGGAACGTCACCAGGCCGACCTTGTCGCGGCGCTGGTACGCGTCGAGCAGCAGCGAGAGCACCGCGCCCTTCACAGCGCCCATCCGTGCCCGCGCCGCCATCGAACCGCTGGCGTCCACGGCGAACAACACGAGGTTGCTCTCGCGGCCCTCGTGCCGCGCCTCGCGCAGGTCGCCGCGCCGCAACACCAGGCCGGTGCCGCTCCGCCCGCGCGCGTGCTGGTGCGGCGCCGCCGCGGCCACCGTGGCGGGCACGTGCAACCTGGTCACCGTGGCCCGCGGCACCGCCGCGCCGGTCACCCGGCCTGAGTCGGTACGCGCCCGCGACCGGCGCCCGGCCGCGCCGGTCCCGACGCCTGGCACCTCGAGCCGGCGCGCCGCGAACGTGGCGCCAGGCGCGGCCGTCGAGGTCCCGGCAGGCGCATGCCCATTGCCCTGCGCCGAACTCGTCTCGTCGCTGCTCGTCGTCGTGCCGCCGTCGTCCGGTGCCGGCGCACCATCACCGGGGCCGTCGTCGTCCGGGCCGTCAGGATCGTTGTCCTCGGGTGTCTGCTGTGCCTCGTCGAGTGCCTGGTCGAGCTGCTCCTCGTCCAGCTGCGGGGCGTCGAACGGGTTGCGCCTGCGCCGGTGCGGCAACGCCAACCGGGCGGCCACCCGTACGTCCTCGGCGGTGACCTCGGTACGGCCCTGCCAGGCCGCGTGTGCGAGCGCGGCACGCGCGGTAACCAGGTCGGCGCGCAGCCCGTCGACGTCGAACGACGCGCACACCGACGCGATCTGCCGCAGCGCCGCGTCCGGCAAGGCCACGTCGGGCAACCGCCGGCGGGCCGTCGCGATGTCCGCGGCGAGCGCGGCTTCGGCGTCCGCCCACTTGTCGGTGTAGCTGCCGGGGGCGGCGTCGTGCGCGAGCCTGCGCCTGACCACCTCGCTGCGCAGCTCCGCGTCGCGAGGGGCGGCGACGTCGACGGTGAGGCCGAACCGGTCGAGCAGCTGCGGGCGCAGCTCGCCCTCCTCCGGGTTCATCGTGCCGACGAGCAGGAAGCGCGCGGCATGGCGTACCGACACGCCCTCGCGCTCGACGTACGACGTGCCGAGCGCGGCGGCGTCGAGCAGCAGGTCCACCACGTGGTCGTGCAGCAGGTTGACCTCGTCGACGTACAGCACGCCCCGGTGCGCGGCGGCGAGCAGACCCGGTTGGTACGTCTGCACGCCCTCGGTGAGCGCGCGTTCCACGTCGAGCGAACCGACCACGCGGTCCTCGCTCACCCCGACCGGCAGCTCCACCAGCCGCGCGGACCTGGTGGTCGCGCTCGACCCGTTGTGCGGTCCGTCCACGCACTGCGGGTCGGGCGTCGCGGGATCGCAGGAGAACCGGCAGTCCTGCACCACCGGCACGTTGGGCAGCAACGCGGTCAGCGCGCGCACCATGGTCGACTTCGCGGTGCCCTTCTCGCCGCGGACGAGCACCCCGCCGATGGCCGGCGACACCGCGTTCAACACAAGCGCCAACCGCGCGTCGTCCATCCCGACGACCGCCGTGAACGGGTAGCTCATCCGTCTCCTTCCAGGTCGCCTTCGAGCTCTAGGTAGGTGTCCTGCAGCTGCTGCACGGTGTCCGGGTCCGGCTGCGCCCACAGGCCGCGGTCGGCGGCCTCGAGCAACCGTTCCGCGATGCCGCGCAGCGCCCACGGGTTCGACCGCTGCATGAACTCGCGCACCTGCTCGTCGAAGACGTACGACGCGGCGAGCTGCTCGTACATCCAGTCGTCGACGACGCCCGCGGTCGCGTCGTAACCGAACAGGTAGTCGACGGTGGCGGCCATCTCGAACGCGCCCTTGTAGCCGTGCCGCTGCATTGCCTGCATCCACCGCGGGTTCACCACCCGCGCGCGGAACACCCGCTTGGTCTCCTCGGCGAGCGTGCGCGTGCGCACCTGGTCGGGCACCGCGGAGTCACCGACGTACGCGGCCGGCGAGCTGCCGGTGAGCTGCCGCACCATCGCTACCATGCCGCCGTGGAACTGGAAGTAGTCGTCGGAGTCGACGATGTCGTGCTCGCGGGTGTCCTGGTTCTTCGCGGCGACGGAGATCCGGCGGAACGCGCTCTCCATGTCCGCACGCGCCTCGCGTCCGTCCAGGCCACGACCGTACGCGTAGCCGCCCCACACCGCGTACACCTCGGCGAGGTCGGCGTCGGTGCGCCAGTTGCGTGCATCCATCAACGGCAGCAGGCCCGCGCCGTACGCGCCAGGCTTGGAACCGAAGATGCGTGCGGTGGCGCGGCGCCGGTCGCCGTGTGCCCGCTCGTCCTCGACCACGTGCGCGCGCACGTAGTTGTCGTCCGGCGACTCGTCGAGCTCGGCGACCGTACGTACGGCGTCGTCGAGCATGGCCACCACGTGCGGGAAGGCGTCGCGGAAGAACCCGGAGATGCGGATGGTCACGTCGATGCGCGGCCGGCCGAGCTCGGCCA
Above is a window of Streptosporangiales bacterium DNA encoding:
- the cobO gene encoding cob(I)yrinic acid a,c-diamide adenosyltransferase — its product is MPQGKPAVVPDDGLTTKQRRHRPLLVVHTGAMKGKSTAAFGLALRAWNQGWPIAVFQFVKSARWKVGEEAALRALGGVHEQTGEGAPVTWHKMGEGWSWIRHRRGEEDHAADAREGWAQVKRDLADEAYRFYVLDEFTYPMKWGWVDVDDVVETLRSRPGTQHVVVTGRDADQRLVDAADLVVEMTKVKHPMDVGQKGQRGIEW
- a CDS encoding cobyrinate a,c-diamide synthase; translation: MVNTADVPRIVVAAPASGHGKTTVATGLLAALRARGLAVSGHKVGPDYIDPGYHALASGRPGRNLDPVLCGEELIAPLFLHGATGAGVAVIEGVMGLFDGQGTTSHGSAAHVARLLDAPVVLVVDVAAQARSVAAVVAGFASYDPRIRVGGVVLNRVASPRHEEIVRTALADLGVRVLGAIRTTDAVTTPSRHLGLVPAAERADEAVTLVERLGAVVADAVDLDAVLTVARTAGTLTAQPWSPPEVRVADRPTVAIAGGAAFTFSYAETAELLTAAGADVVSFDPLHDKELPERTAALVIGGGFPEMYADDLSANEPLRTAVAELAATGAPVAAECAGLLYLAEELDGKPMCGVLDATARMTEKLSLGYGEATAATGSVLADAGTTVRAHEFHRTAIEPAHSVPPAWRFGGRQEGFVRGNVHASYLHLHWAGIPAVAERVVRAAAAYQEAVA
- a CDS encoding putative cobaltochelatase; the encoded protein is MSYPFTAVVGMDDARLALVLNAVSPAIGGVLVRGEKGTAKSTMVRALTALLPNVPVVQDCRFSCDPATPDPQCVDGPHNGSSATTRSARLVELPVGVSEDRVVGSLDVERALTEGVQTYQPGLLAAAHRGVLYVDEVNLLHDHVVDLLLDAAALGTSYVEREGVSVRHAARFLLVGTMNPEEGELRPQLLDRFGLTVDVAAPRDAELRSEVVRRRLAHDAAPGSYTDKWADAEAALAADIATARRRLPDVALPDAALRQIASVCASFDVDGLRADLVTARAALAHAAWQGRTEVTAEDVRVAARLALPHRRRRNPFDAPQLDEEQLDQALDEAQQTPEDNDPDGPDDDGPGDGAPAPDDGGTTTSSDETSSAQGNGHAPAGTSTAAPGATFAARRLEVPGVGTGAAGRRSRARTDSGRVTGAAVPRATVTRLHVPATVAAAAPHQHARGRSGTGLVLRRGDLREARHEGRESNLVLFAVDASGSMAARARMGAVKGAVLSLLLDAYQRRDKVGLVTFRGNAAEVALPPTSSVDTAATRLTDLPTGGRTPLAAGLLRAADVLRVERLRDPSRRALLVVVTDGRATGGEQPLRDAYAAADWLAATGVASVVVDCENGPVRLGLAAKLADALRGNVLRLDELAADALSASVRTIREAA